TCCATATGGTATCAAGAACGACAGATGATTACCAGATGATGGCTAAAGCAGGAATTGTTGCCATCATCGAACCTGCTTTTTGGGTAGGTCAACCGAGAACAGGGCTCGCCAGTTTTAAGGATTATTATAGTAGTCTTGTGGGTTGGGAAAGATTCCGATCTTCTCAATTTGGAATTAAACATTATTGCACTATGGGATTAAATTCCAGAGAAGCAAATAACGAACGTCTGGCGGAAGAGGTGATGGAGATATTACCTTTGTTTGCTTATAAAGAAGGTGTTGTTGGGATTGGTGAAATTGGTTTTGATGACCAAACCGCTTTAGAAGAGAAATATTACCGGTTACAATTGGAACTTGCTAAAAAAACCAAATTACCTGTGCAAATCCATACACCGCACAGAGATAAAAAAAGAGGAACAGAAAGAAGTATGTCCATCGCTTTAGAACATGGATTGGATCCCTCCTTTGTCGTTGTAGATCATAATAATGAAGAGACCGTAAAGTCAGTGTTAGACCAAGGTTTCTGGGCAGCATTTACGATTTATCCCTTTACTAAAATGGGGAATGAACGTATGGTCGCGGTAGTCGAAAAATATGGTTCCGAAAGAATTATGATCAACTCTAGTGCAGATTGGGGAATTTCAGATCCACTTGCCATTCCTAAAACAGCCGCTCTAATGAAACAAAGGGGGATTCCTTTAGAATTGATTCGTATGGTTACTTATCAAAATGCGATTGATGCATTTGCAAAAAGTGGGCAAATTGATGTCACTGATTTTGAAACTGAATTCCAACCAGATCCGAATGCAAAATTTCATGGTAACTCTATCCTTCGTGGTGGTCAACAACCCGTGATCAATAAAAATTCACTACTGATTCAATAGATGTATTTAAAAGCTTATTTTACTCTTCTTCGACCTGCAAATTTAGTTACGGCACTTGCTGACATTCTCGCAGGTATGTCTATTGTTGGTTTTATTTGGAATGACCTAACACCCGTATTACTTCTAATCTCCACCATTGGTTTGTATGGTGGAGGTGTGGTTTTGAATGATTATTTTGACCTCTCCGTTGATACTAAAGAAAGACCGGAACGTCCTATTCCCAGTGGAAAGGTCTCTAAACACGCTGCTTTGGTATTAGGAGTTTTGTTTTTGGGACTGGGAGTAGTTTTTGCATTTTTATACCAGATTCAAAGTGGTTGGATTGCCTCGGTTATTGTTATTTTAGTTCTTACTTACAACCGTTTTGCGAAGCACCACTCTATTTTTGGTCCGATTTTTATGGGAATGTGTCGTGGTGGTAATTTAATTCTTGGAATGAGTTTAGTCTCTGATGTTAAATTATCTGAAGTTTTCCTTTCGATTTTTCCCATTTTATACATCGCAGCAATCACAATGATTAGTCGAGATGAAGTCCATGGTGGTAAAAAAAGATCCCTTGTTTTTGCAGGGATTTTATATCTGTTAGTTTTTTTCTCTATCTCATTTTTATCTTTTCGATTGGGGAATATCTTTTTAAGTATTCCTTTTGTCTTTATGCATTGTGGGATGGTGTACCCTCCGCTTTTTCGTGCCTACCAAAATCCAATTGGACCTATGATTGGTAAGGCGGTAAAAATGGGTGTCATCACACTCATCCTTCTCAATGCTTCCTTTGCGGCAAGTTTTGGGTTTTTGTCCGTAGCTCTTATTATCCTTTGTTTGTTACCACTTTCTCTGATTTTGGCAAAATATTTTTCTGTTACTTAGAGTTGTATTATGATTGAAGATTCACTCCCTCCTCTTTTGTCTGAGTTCCAAGTTCCTTATCGTTATACGGTTCAATTTACGAAAGGAATCTTCCGTCCGGAAAACACTTGTTTGCGTAAATTTTTTATATCAGAACAAAAAGAAGGAATCATAAAAAAAGCTCTTATCGTTTTAGATGAGGGTTTAGTTGCCCACCATCCCCATTTAACAGCAGAGATCAAATCCTACTTTCAAGATTTGGATTCGATTGTTCAACTAACAAGTGATGTAATGGTGATTCCCGGTGGAGAGGATTGTAAAAACAATTCCAAACTTTGGGAATCTTTGGTAAATGCCGTGGATCGTTTTGGAATAGATAGACATTCTTATATCATAACGATTGGCGGAGGGGCCGTCCTTGATTTGGTCGGATATGTTGCGGCAGTTTCTCATCGAGGGATTCGTTTGGTTCGGATACCGACAACTGTACTTTCGCAAAATGATTCTGGAGTGGGAGTGAAGAATGGGATCAATTACCAAGGAAAAAAGAATTTTTTAGGAAGTTTCGCACCACCGGTTGCTGTATTTAACGATTTTTTATTTTTAGAAAGTTTAGATGACAGGGATTGGCGTTCGGGTATGGCTGAAGCAATCAAAGTATCGCTCATCAAAGATAAAGATTTTTTTCATTGGATTGAATCGAATGTCGAAACTTTGAAAAACCGTAACTTAGAGAAGATGTCTTATTTAATTCATCGTTGCGCTGAACTTCATATGGATCATATTGCGAAAGGAGATCCTTTTGAGTTTGGATCTTCTAGGCCTCTCGACTTCGGGCACTGGGCTGCACATAAATTGGAATACTTAACTGATTTTTCTATCAGACATGGGGAGGCTGTTGCCATCGGTATGGCCCTCGATACTGTTTATTCATTTCAAAAGAATTTACTTGCTGAAGAGGATTGTAATCGCATCCTTTCGGTTCTAAAGAAACTAGGTTTTGTAATTTATCATCCTAAGTTATCCGAAAGAGAAAAAACAAATTTATATTTGGGTTTGCAGGAATTTAGAGAACATCTAGGTGGGAGACTCACCATTATGTTGTTATGTGGCATTGGGCAGTCAAAAGAAGTTCATGAAATCGATCGAAAAACACTCGCAGATTCTGTAGATTTCCTGGTCGAAGTGCAATGAACACTCGGTATGGCCAGCTAACGTATTGTTCCAATATTCACCCTGGTGAATATTGGTCAGATCATTTCATTCATCTAAAAAATAACCTTCCTCTCGTTCGTAAAATTGTTTCTCCGGATGCACCTATGGGTATTGGCCTTCGATTGTCAAACGAAGCCTCTTTAGAATTAATAAAACCTGAGATGATAATTGAATTTCAAACTTGGTTGGAGACGGAAGGGTTTTATGTTTTTTTAATCAATGGATTTCCTTACGGCAGTTTCCACGAAAGAATTGTAAAAGAAAATGTGTATCATCCAGATTGGGCCACGAACGAACGTTTAGAATATACTTTACGATTGTTTTCGATTCTTTCTCAATTATTACCCAAAGGAATGGACGGTGGAGTTTCCACACCTCCTTTGTCCTACCAGTTTTTTGACACAAACGATGTAGACCGTAAAAGAAGAACAGAAAATGCCACCAAACAGATAGTAGATGTCCTGATTCATTTAGTTGAGATTCAAATAAAAACAGGACAAACTTTGCATTTGGATATAGAACCAGAACCCGACGGAATTTTGGGAAATGTTAATCTTTGGGTGCAGTGGTTTTTAAAATTACTTTTGCCTGCAGCTATTTCTAAAGTACAATCAAAATGGGGGGTTACAAAAGAAAAAGCAGAAGGTATGACAAAAACACATATTCGACTTTGTTTGGATGTTTGTCATTCTGCTGTAAGTTTCGAAGACAACCAAAACATCATTCGTTTACTGAAAGAAAATTCCATCCAAGTTGGTCGTATCCAAATTAGTTCGGCATTGAAGGTAAATTTCCCCAATGAACCAAAGGAAACAATGGATGTACTTGTTGGTTTTGATGAACCAACTTATCTCCATCAGGTGGTAGTCAAATCCCTTGATCAAAAAATACAATCCTATCCAGATTTACCTGAAGCCATCCAGGCTGGCGGAAAACCATTTGAAGAATGGCGGATTCATTTTCATGTTCCCGTATTTTTAAATTCCTATGGACTTTTAGCATCTACCCAAAGGGAACTAATCGAAATTTTGAATTTACAAAAAGAATTTCAGATCACTAATGCCTTGGAAATAGAAACCTATACTTGGGGTGTATTACCGAAAGAATTACAAATTCCCGTTGTTGAATCCATCATTCGCGAATTTCAATGGGTAGAGTCGATTTTGGAGATAGGAAAAAAATCTAAGGATTGAAATATGAAACAAACAAAATTAAATCATTTTAAAAAAACGGTAGTCATTGATGTTGTAGGGCTTAGCGCTAGTTTGGTGGGAGAGTTTACTCCGTTTCTAAAAAAGTATTTGGAAAGTAGGCAAACCCGGCTCATTGAACCTATGCTTCCTGCTTTGACAACTAGTTCCCAATCAACTTATCTGACTGGTCAGTGGCCCAACAAACATGGAATTGTTGGGAATGGTTGGTATGATCATGAAGATTCGGAAATCAAATTTTGGAAACAATCCAATCCTCTGGTGAATGGAGAAAAGATTTGGGAACGAGCTAAAAAAATAGATCCAAGTTTTACCTGTTCTAAAATGTTTTGGTGGTACAATATGTACTCAAGTGCAGATTATTCCGTCACCCCTAGACCACAGTATCATGCAGATGGAGTCAAAGCCCCCGATTGTTATTCGCAACCACCGGAACTTCGGAACGAGTTACAATCAGTGCTTGGTCAGTTTCCGCTATTTCATTTTTGGGGACCGAATGCTAATATCAAATCTACACAGTGGATTGCTGATGCCACTATCCTGGTAGATAAAAAGTACAATCCTACTCTCACGTTAGTGTATCTTCCTCATCTCGATTATTGCCTTCAAAAGTTTGGGCCAAAGCAGAATACCATCAAAAAAGAACTTCGTGAGATTGATACAGTCCTAAAACAATTGATTCAATATTATGAAAGTAAAGACACCCAGATCATTTTATTATCTGAATATGGAATTACTGAAGTTCATCGCCCCATACACATCAATCGAATTTTACGCGAGAACGGTCTTGTTTCTGTTCGCAAAGAAAGGTGGTATGAACTTTTGGATCCAGGAGCATCTAAAGCATTTGCGGTTTCTGATCATCAAATTGCACATATCTATTGTAAGGATGAGACTGTCAAAAATCAGGTTTTAGAACTTTTAAAAAAAGTTCCTGGTATCTCTCTCATTTTGGATAAAAAAGCGCAAAAAAAATACCATATCGATCACAAACGCTCCGGAGATATTGTTGCAGTTTCCGACTGGGACTCCTGGTTCACTTACTACTATTGGTTAGATGACAAAAAGGCTCCAGATTATGCTCGTTTGGTGGATATTCACAGAAAACCTGGATATGATCCTTGTGAAATGTTTATGGATCCTAAAAAACCAGGGATTCGTTTGCGGGCTGGGCTAAAAATACTTCGTAAAAAAATGGGATTTCGGTATCTGATGGACGTGATTCCTTTAGATGCCAGTTTGGTGAAGGGTTCCCATGGGGCTCTTCATAAAAAAAAGGAATTTTACCCTATTTTTTCTTCAGACAAACCATACCCTAAAAAAGAAATTTCTGCTGATAAAGTGTACGATTTGATTTGGTCCCAGATGACTTCTTAGATTTAAATGTTTGACTCGTTACCTTCTAACACAATATTTTTGATTCAGTGTCCGTCGAAGAAATCAAAATTGTAAACTATTCCAAAGGTGCTGCCATCGTTGTGCAGAACTCCATTAATACTGGAAATTTTTTTATTGTTAGGTCTGGACGAGTTTCGGTTGATTCCGAACATATCGTTGTTGACCATGAACTTGCTTATTATGAAGCAGGAGATAGTTTTGGCCTTGTATCTGCCCTCACCGAACACCGATTTTTGGTAACTTTGTTTGCAGATACTGATGTTGAGTTAGTTCAAATTCCCATCCGTCTACTTGGGTCATATCTAAAAGAAAGAAAGGAACTAGCGATGAAAATTTTGGGTCTCTACTCAAGAGAACTCAGAACCCTACAAAAACATCTTTCCAAAGCCAACAAACCAGCCGACAGGGATTATCATCCCGAACGATTGGTTTTAAATGCGAAGACATATTTGTCTTGGCAAAAACCAAATTTGGCTGCTTATTCTTTACAAACTTTTTTAAACTGGTCTAAAGAAAACAACTCCACGGAAAACCTAACGGAAGCTACTGATTTACTCAGAGCCATTGGATCTAATTACAAACCCTTTGTTTGGGATAGTATGCAAGGTAATGTAGAGGCTGGTGAGATTCTGTTTGTTGAAAGCGAAAAGAATAACGAAATCTATGTTGTATTAGAAGGAAATGTCAAACTATTTGGTATCGTTCGTGGTTACGAATATGTCATCGATGTTTTAGGACCTGGCGAAATTTTTGGTGAGATGTCTCTTATTGATAATGCACCTCGTATGGCTTCTGCCATTACAGAAACTAAAAGTAAAATTCTTCGTGTAACAGCAGAAAATTTATTTGAATCTGTCGGCCCTTCGTTGTTACAAAAAATCTTCGAAAGTATTGCAAGACGAATTTGGTTCTCGCACCAGCGTTTGGTAATTTTGCGATTGAAAACTCCGGTGATTCGACTTTACGCATATCTTTACAATTCCATTCGAGACCAAGACATACGATTGGGTAGGAATTTGGATGAAAGTCTTGCCAATGCTCATACTATCTACATCCAAATGGAAGAACTTTGTAATATGTGCGGAATCATCAAGGTCAAACAAGATACGATCCAAGAGTTCCTGGCTGACACAAACCTAACCATTGAACCCAACCGCATTACTATCAAAAGTCGCAAACGTTTGGAAGAGAAATTGGGGCATTACAAATCCAAAGAAGGGCAGATTGTTGCCTAAAACCTCAGAGTGGGTCCTAAGATAAGCCAAATTTGCCTATTTTTTATCCAAGTGGAAGGGGGAGTGGGATTTACGCCCGACGGGACGTTGTCATTTTTCGTTCTCGGTAAAATTTGTAATGATTTTTTCTCTCATTGTGTTCTAGTTCGGTGATGAAAAAATTTCTCGTGTATTCTCTCGGGGCATTCTATATCATAGCGGGAACCAATCATTTCTTTTCACCTGATTTTTATTTAGAAATCATGCCGGATTACCTACCGTTCCACGAATTACTAAACGTAACGAGTGGGCTTGCAGAAATTACACTTGGTGTTCTTGTTCTTTACGAACGAATGCGAAAGATCGTCTGTTTTGGTATCATTCTTTTGTTACTTGCGATCTATCCAGCTAACATAAATATGTTGCTAACGGCTTTAGAGGGAAAGGACTATGGTGTTCCAATCTGGGCATTATACGCACGATTACCCGTTCAGTTTTTGTTTATCTATTGGGCTTGGTTTGTTCGAGATTACAAAGAAACTGAAGAACCCACTTACCCATCCTAGTATTGGGACGAATGGTTGATTTAGGATCATCGCCGATTCAGATTTTATATAGAATGACAAAAGAGCAAAAAAGAAAACCCTTAGAAAATTCCAAGAAAGGCGGACAATGGACCTTTCTATCCAATCATGCGCATGTTTTGATTTGTTTGAGTAGAGATCCAGAGATGCGGCTGAAAGATGTGGCCCTGCTTGTTGGGATTACTGAAAGAGCCGTACAAGCCATTGTCAAAGATTTGGTAGATGCACAAATTTTAGACAAAAGCAAGGATGGACGCCGGAATCAATATTTAATCCAAACAGAACAGAAATTGAGGCATCCTTTGGAGGCAACACACTCAATTTCGGAATTATTGCGGTTAGGAAAATAACCGCAATATGAAGTTAGGTTACCCGCAATTTTTCTGATTCTTTCACTTTCGAAACAATCCATTCATTTCTAGGCACTGGGATATGTAGACCTTTTGCCATCTTTACTACTTCTCCATTGATAAAATCAATTTCTGTCTTTCGTCCGTGATCTAAATCTTGGACCATAGAAGTGCGTATTCTGAAATATTTCAAACCAAGAATCAAAAGTATCAAATGACGAATCCACGTGGGCAAAGCTCCTGGCCCATCACCTAACTTTTGAATGGGGAAGGATCCGGGAACTACTCGTTCTTCAATTCCTAATTTGTTTATTAATTGTTTAATCTCTGTTAATGTATCAATTGCTTCTCGCCTAGAATTCTTGTTTAGAAATAATTCACCTAAACTTACTTGTTTCGCTGCAGCAAGTCCATTGATGATGGAGTTAATGGCTAGTTTGTGCCAGCGGTATCCAGCAAGTTTGTCTGTTAGGATTACCGGCAGATAAGGTGGTAACATTTCTAGCCAAACAGAATCAGGTTTCTTCCCGGAAGTATCACCGAGAATGATACTTCCTACATTCGATTGGTAATAGGTTCCATTGGATAGTGTTTGGGTATTCCATCCAACAACTCCACCAATGATTTGATTTTTGTAAGTTTCAAATTGAGATTCGGGAATTCCGTTTTGAATGAGAATCCATTTTCCATTAGGTGTAAGTAAATGTTTTGTTTCTTCCAGATATTCTTTTATGTTTTGGTTTTTACATCCAATTAAAATATAATCAAATTTATCTTTGGTTTCTTGGATTTTTGTTAGATGGCTTTTTAAATTGACACTTACATTTTTTCCATTAGGGCCTTGGAAACGTATAGGGGATGCACTTAAAGATTGAAATCTATTTTCATTGCGACAAAGGATTTGGAAAGGAACCGCATTTTGATGAAGTGCGTGAATGATGGTTACTGTTACAGAGCCAATTCCACTAATCGCAATGGAAGGATACGTTTTTGACATATACCGGAGAAGTTTAACCTTTCCTTTGTAAAAATCTTCTCTTTTTTCTTGACGTTGCTTTGTTTGCTGATAAAAAACTTCTGGTTGTCATCAAAGGGGGAAATGATGAAAAACTTTTTCTTTAGAATATTTATTTTCATGTTAGTTGGAGTTTTCTTCGGGAATTGTATTTATACAGAACTTCGATCACCGGGTCTTGCGGCCAATATGACACAGTATGTAATGACTTCAGAGGATTATCAAATCCTTGGACCTGTTGAAACTCAAGGGGAATTTGTATCTTGGTTTTTACTTGTAGTCACAGGTGAAACTGGATATAGCGAACTTCTGAAACAAACACGTGAAAAAGGTGGGGACGATATTATCAATTACCGCTTTGAAGTTCGTCAAAAGAGTATTTTACTAATTGTGTGGAACCGCGTGATCTGGAATGCATCTGCAATTGCTATCAAATACAAAGATAAAATCAAAAAGTAAGAGTCATATTTTTCGGTCACATCTTTAGCTAGAAATGGAACTTAGGGGGAGTTTATTTCCCTCTAAGTGTAATCACAAGTTTTACGTTATCTAGTTTTTTCCCTGTCTTTTTAAAATAACTCTCTTTGAGTTCATTTAGAACTTCTTTTTCTAACTCCTCATCCATTTCCACATCTGTAATCTCACCCGTCTCTTCATTGAGAGCGTGATGGTGAGGCCCAATGTTGGAATCAAAATGAGTGACGCCATTTTTTAACTCCAAAGTTCCAAGCATTCCTTTTTCAGCAAAGAGTTTGAGGTTATTGAAAATTGTGGCACGCGATGCATGAGGAAAGTGGGAATTGACCAGATGGAACACTTCTTCTGCAAAGAGGTGTTGGTGGCGTTCCAAAAGTAAGTGAGCCATTTCCAATCTCTGTGAAGTCGGTCGGATCCCGTGGGATTCGAGGAGTTCCTTAGTTTTTTGGTAACTTAAGTCCATTTCAGTTTCACGTTCTCCGTGTGCATTTTTTTGTCAATAATTAGACTAAGTCTAAAAAATCATTTGATTAGATTTGGTATTGATTTAGACTAAGTCTAATTATTGTGATTCTAAAAGAATCTTAGGATAAAGGATATGGACAGAAAACAAGAAGAAAGTGGCAGTCAATCGGCCGCTTGGAAGGAATTTCAAGCCACGATCCAAGGAGAAGCGCCAGAAAAGGTAACTGCCTTTCGTTTTGCACGAGCTGGAGATTTAGCCTCGCTTTCCAAAGAAACTCCGTTTCCAGAGGCCTTCGAATGGAAGGATGAACGAGGGAACTCCTTATTAATGCTGTCCTCCTACCATGGTCAGGAAGTGGTCACGAATTATCTCCTAGAAAAGGGAGCTTACCCTAATGATAGGGACCGGTCTGGAAATTCTGTTTTGATGGGTGCGGCTTTTAAAGGTCACCTAGAAATTGTTAGGTTACTTTTGAGGTGGGGTGCAGATCCAGAATTGAGAAATCCACAAGGCTTCAGTGCTCTCGATTTCGCAACCATGTTTGGTCGGGAAAAAATCATTTCTTATTTAAGAAGGATAACAGTTCATTCGCAAAGAAAAACTTGGAAACTATGGATCAAATACCTTCATACGCTCGCAAAAAATAAATTTTTAATAAATAAAAAGGAGGCTCATATATGAGCAATAACCAACTAACGACGGCAGGTGGACAACCTGTATCTAGTAACCAACATAGTATCACCGCCGGAGAACGTGGCCCAATCCTTATTCAGGACACCCATTTGATTGAAAAACTAGCTCATTTCAATCGCGAGAGAATTCCAGAGAGAGTCGTTCATGCGAAAGGAGCAGGTGCTTTTGGAGTATTTCGCCTAACAAAAGATTTATCGGAGTATACTATTGCAAAAGTATTTCAAGGAAAAGGCAAAGAAACTCCGCTATTCTTAAGGTTTTCTACTGTTGCTGGTGAAAAAGGTTCGGCTGATACAGAAAGAGATCCTCGTGGATTTGCAGTGAAGTTTTATACTGAAGATGGGATTTGGGATGTTGTTGGAAATAACACACCGGTATTTTTTGAAAGGGATCCATTAAAATTCCCTGACTTCATTCATTCTCAAAAAAGAGATCCTGTAACTGGTTATAAAAACCCAGTTAGAATGTGGGATTATTGGTCAAAAGCTCCGGAAGCTATGCACCAAATCACCATTCTATTTAGCGATCGAGGAATCCCTGATGGATACCGATTTATGAATGGGTATGGGTCTCATACTTTTAGTTTTTGGAATCAAAAATCCGAACGTTTTTGGGTGAAGTTTCACTTTAAATCGAAACAAGGAATCAAAAACTTATCTCTTGAAAAAGCAAGTGAATTGGCAGGATCAGATCCAGATTATGCAACCAGAGATTTGTTTGAAGCTATCCATAGAAAAGAATTTCCAAAATGGAGGGTTTGTATTCAAATTATGCCTGAAAAGGATGCAGAAACCTATAAAGTAAATCCATTTGATTTAACAAAAGTTTGGTCACACAAAGACTATCCATTGATCGAAGTTGGTGAACTTGAGTTGAATCAAAATCCGAAAAACTACTTCTTTGAAGTGGAGCAGGCCGGTTTTAGTCCAAGTAATTTGGTTCCAGGCATTGGAGTTTCCCCAGACAAGATGTTACAAGGTAGGTTGTTCGCTTATCCGGATGCACAACGATATAGATTGGGTGGAAATTACCAGCTAATACCTGTCAATCGATCAAAAAGTCCTACAAACACATATCAAATGGATGGTTATCGTTCGGAAGAGAATCCTACTTATGATAATTATGAGCCAAATGGGTTTTCTGGGCCAAAAGAGGATATAAGAGTCAGTGAACCACCTCTTCGTATATCTTCAGCTGTAGATCGTTATGACAGCCATAAGGAGAACGACGATTTTTCCCAAGCGGGTGATTTGTATCGTATGTTAAAACCAGAAGAAAGAGATCGGTTGACTTCTGTCATTGCGGGAACTATGAAAGGAATCCCAAAAGATTTGGCGAAAAAGAACATCGAACACTTTGCCAAATGTGATCCCGAATACGGAAAAAAAATCGCCGAAAAGGTAGGTCTGTAGCTCGAACCACCCTGTTTATCCAAAGATAAACAGGGTTTTCTAACATCCTACCCATCTAAAAAAATTCTTGCACTTCCTTAGATGTTTTATTCAATCCTTCCGGTGTTCTCCGGAGATTCTATGAAACATCTAGATTTGTTATTTTTTCTCCAATGGAATTGGAACTTTCTTTGGATGAACCAATGAAACTCGTTTTGTTCTTATTTTTTTTTGTTATGGGATCACTGAACGCAGAGGTTCTATCTTTAGAATCAGGTTGGACATTTCAACTAGAGGGGGAAATCAATGCCAAACCAGTACTAGTTGGTGTTCCTTTAGTCGATCAAGGGTATCAGGTACCTATCAAAGGAAAATATCGATTAACAATTTTTATACCTAGCCTTCCTGAATCTTCACAAGCCGTTTATATGGACAGAATTCATTCCGCCGACCAAACCTTTTGGAATGGAAAAATTATAGGTTCTACAGGAAGTTTTTTTCCTCTGTATTATCCTTATTGGCATAAAGTCAGGTATTATGAGATTCCCATTTCTCTTCTCAAACAAGGTGAAAATGAGTTAGTTGTGGATATAGAATGTCGTGAAACTCAGTTTAGGTGCGGTGTGTTTCGTTCTGTTCCCATTTTTGGTTCACAAGATCAGATCAAAGATAA
Above is a window of Leptospira perdikensis DNA encoding:
- a CDS encoding LIC11742 family lipoprotein; this translates as MKNFFFRIFIFMLVGVFFGNCIYTELRSPGLAANMTQYVMTSEDYQILGPVETQGEFVSWFLLVVTGETGYSELLKQTREKGGDDIINYRFEVRQKSILLIVWNRVIWNASAIAIKYKDKIKK
- the perRA gene encoding peroxide-responsive transcriptional repressor PerRA, translated to MDLSYQKTKELLESHGIRPTSQRLEMAHLLLERHQHLFAEEVFHLVNSHFPHASRATIFNNLKLFAEKGMLGTLELKNGVTHFDSNIGPHHHALNEETGEITDVEMDEELEKEVLNELKESYFKKTGKKLDNVKLVITLRGK
- a CDS encoding ankyrin repeat domain-containing protein; its protein translation is MDRKQEESGSQSAAWKEFQATIQGEAPEKVTAFRFARAGDLASLSKETPFPEAFEWKDERGNSLLMLSSYHGQEVVTNYLLEKGAYPNDRDRSGNSVLMGAAFKGHLEIVRLLLRWGADPELRNPQGFSALDFATMFGREKIISYLRRITVHSQRKTWKLWIKYLHTLAKNKFLINKKEAHI
- a CDS encoding catalase; this encodes MSNNQLTTAGGQPVSSNQHSITAGERGPILIQDTHLIEKLAHFNRERIPERVVHAKGAGAFGVFRLTKDLSEYTIAKVFQGKGKETPLFLRFSTVAGEKGSADTERDPRGFAVKFYTEDGIWDVVGNNTPVFFERDPLKFPDFIHSQKRDPVTGYKNPVRMWDYWSKAPEAMHQITILFSDRGIPDGYRFMNGYGSHTFSFWNQKSERFWVKFHFKSKQGIKNLSLEKASELAGSDPDYATRDLFEAIHRKEFPKWRVCIQIMPEKDAETYKVNPFDLTKVWSHKDYPLIEVGELELNQNPKNYFFEVEQAGFSPSNLVPGIGVSPDKMLQGRLFAYPDAQRYRLGGNYQLIPVNRSKSPTNTYQMDGYRSEENPTYDNYEPNGFSGPKEDIRVSEPPLRISSAVDRYDSHKENDDFSQAGDLYRMLKPEERDRLTSVIAGTMKGIPKDLAKKNIEHFAKCDPEYGKKIAEKVGL